The following are encoded together in the Penicillium digitatum chromosome 3, complete sequence genome:
- a CDS encoding Thioredoxin: MFKPSSLRWTPRTISGISSLLNRSTSVQCAASRLFSSTPIPRFTPSSLKMGVTAITSAEEYKTKVTEATGPVVVDFHAVWCGPCKAIAPTLEKLSEAHTDVQFYKVDVDDLAEVAAANGVSAMPTFHFYNGGERKQEVKGANPPAIQAGLKAILA, from the exons TTCAAGCCTTCATCTCTTCGTTGGACTCCCAGAACCATCTCCGGAATTTCATCGCTACTTAATCGATCGACGTCCGTTCAGTGCGCCGCTTCCCGACTCTTCTCTTCCACACCTATCCCGCGCTTCACGCCTTCTTCTCTCAAAATGGGTGTCACTGCTATTACCTC CGCCGAGGAGTACAAGACCAAGGTCACCGAGGCCACCGGCCCCGTCGTCGTCGACTTCCACGCCGTCTGGTGCGGTCCCTGCAAGGCCATTGCCCCTACCCTCGAAAAGCTCAGTGAGGCCCACACCGACGTCCAGTTCTACAAGGTCGACGTTGATGACCTCGCCGAGGTTGCCGCTGCCAACGGTGTCTCTGCCATGCCTACCTTCCACTTCTACAACGGTGGTGAGCGCAAGCAGGAGGTCAAGGGTGCCAACCCCCCTGCCATCCAGGCCGGTCTCAAGGCTATCCTTGCATAG
- a CDS encoding MHYT, with protein sequence MGGIGIWCMHFIGNRAIVLAEGQSDVQVLYNVAFTGTSFVLPVVVLLFAFYAVGVEEKAGYIRILVGGLLTGSSVCGMHYVGQLGISNYRCSYHVANVVGSAIIAIFSSTAALGIFFRWRASWTDSWWRRGICACLLAGAVSGMHWTAAVGTVYLDHNRGIIKGTQLSRSQVVIICTVLACVACVVLSMCAIVAGRNRRKSTTRAHQLVLAGAYFDPTGRIMVTTQALLPTKKIVDHYIGRTFKDDDLTRTHPTFLWAFRATRNWPVVKDLVPFMRNRLNSEESAIAKHVLSRGVFMDNDTELKTDFDTLFKQLFCVTAQELSNDLSLPLQELGTLYDDVISTAIPISRISRAMGRSSLRTGKGQIMFTVRQLQKHEAVRLGSLGFRFATIEHVTGMLSRRIHVPEANLAASLRDMRDYASSNRGFDEGVHLVSFMMRPTIHDHFEILTAKGIGWSMDSCIRYLQSAAAAQSFPNLADFRAHLTSSIRSLSNTIPEDLRAAAQLSSRPLIAPCRSRPSNPETTLQNTCTLLAFCVVGTLDTQISNEDYTFTPFRLFRVQQQVNEALTDRDDFARELGQELFCTDVRSGSTAHENDLASTAKMAILRLWPSRKSSPTLNSGSGSRHSQESIVDHTATALRDITVRKEVRVDFTHLLEKSNQNILGVRDAKPVIVGGAETTPTTYVDELYSLCYAPGIRMRPDASLQNVSRGSTAC encoded by the exons ATGGGTGGCATAGGTATTTGGTGTATGCACTTTATCGGCAATCGTGCCATCGTTCTAGCTGAAGGCCAGTCAGACGTGCAAGTCCTATACAATGTCGCATTCACAGGTACTTCCTTTGTCCTCCCCGTGGTGGTCCTGCTATTTGCCTTCTACGCCGTGGGCGTCGAGGAGAAGGCAGGCTATATTCGCATCCTCGTCGGAGGCCTGCTCACGGGTAGCTCTGTCTGTGGTATGCACTACGTTGGTCAACTTGGAATTTCGAACTACAGGTGCTCATACCATGTCGCCAACGTCGTGGGCTCGGCGATCATTGCTATCTTCTCCAGCACTGCCGCCTTGGGCATCTTCTTCCGATGGAGAGCATCTTGGACGGATAGCTGGTGGAGACGAGGGATCTGTGCTTGCCTATTGGCGGGTGCTGTCTCAGGCATGCATTGGACTGCAGCTGTGGGAACGGTCTATCTGGATCACAACCGCGGGATCATCAAGGGAACTCAATTGTCGAGGAGTCAGGTTGTCATCATCTGCACTGTTCTG GCCTGTGTGGCATGTGTGGTCTTGTCGATGTGCGCGATCGTCGCTGGGCGAAATCGCAGAAAGTCGACGACACGTGCCCATCAGCTTGTTCTCGCCGGTGCCTACTTTGATCCCACTGGACGAATCATGGTTACAACGCAGGCTTTGCTTCCGACAAAAAAGATTGTTGATCATTATATCGGACGG ACATTCAAAGACGACGACCTCACCCGCACCCACCCTACGTTTCTATGGGCCTTTAGGGCAACTCGGAACTGGCCTGTCGTGAAAGATCTGGTTCCCTTCATGCGCAATCGCCTGAATTCCGAAGAAAGTGCCATTGCGAAACACGTGCTATCCCGAGGAGTGTTTATGGACAACGACACGGAGTTGAAAACTGACTTTGATACCCTGTTCAAGCAACTCTTCTGTGTCACGGCCCAAGAGCTCTCAAATGATCTTTCTCTGCCTCTCCAGGAACTAGGTACACTCTACGACGATGTTATCTCTACTGCTATCCCCATCTCTCGGATTTCTCGAGCCATGGGCCGCTCGTCCCTCCGCACGGGCAAGGGCCAAATCATGTTCACTGTTCGCCAGCTACAGAAACATGAAGCAGTACGACTGGGATCACTGGGGTTCCGGTTCGCCACCATCGAGCATGTCACAGGCATGCTTTCCCGACGAATCCACGTTCCCGAAGCAAACTTGGCCGCCTCCCTGCGCGACATGCGTGACTACGCAAGCTCAAATCGTGGCTTTGATGAGGGGGTACACCTCGTCTCCTTCATGATGCGTCCAACAATCCACGATCACTTCGAGATCCTCACCGCAAAGGGCATCG GCTGGTCTATGGACTCTTGCATACGATACCTCCAGTCAGCCGCCGCAGCACAATCCTTCCCTAATCTAGCCGACTTCCGCGCCCACCTCACCAGTTCCATCAGGTCCCTCTCAAACACCATCCCCGAAGACCTGCGCGCAGCAGCGCAACTCTCCTCCCGCCCATTAATAGCTCCCTGCCGCAGTAGACCCTCCAACCCAGAAACCACCCTACAAAACACCTGCACCCTCCTAGCCTTTTGCGTCGTTGGCACGCTCGACACCCAAATCTCCAACGAAGACTACACCTTCACACCCTTCCGCCTCTTCCGTGTCCAGCAACAAGTAAACGAAGCCCTCACAGACCGCGATGACTTCGCCCGCGAACTGGGCCAAGAACTCTTCTGCACCGACGTGCGCTCGGGCTCGACCGCTCACGAGAATGATCTTGCTTCCACGGCTAAGATGGCCATCCTCCGTCTGTGGCCATCACGCAAGAGCTCGCCGACTTTGAACTCGGGCTCCGGCTCACGACACTCACAGGAGTCGATTGTAGATCATACCGCGACCGCATTGCGGGATATCACTGTTCGAAAGGAGGTTCGGGTTGATTTTACTCACCTTCTTGAGAAGTCGAACCAGAACATCCTCGGTGTCCGGGACGCGAAGCCGGTCATTGTCGGAGGGGCTGAGACTACACCAACGACTTATGTCGATGAGTTGTATAGTCTTTGCTATGCGCCAGGTATTCGGATGAGGCCTGATGCGTCGTTGCAGAATGTCTCACGTGGATCGACTGCATGTTGA
- a CDS encoding thiamine pyrophosphokinase-related protein: protein MGKSNLDLVGECDNFPYYEDDRAAYTENLNNYHAFKVSGYNCTLGYILNTVVEKFPWSENSWAIDSTAQTVTLVTPAGVTPTHRSKLVAADIAEAVKQDKFEVLKGWRNETYAVYGPGGEFLLEMERAATPLFGIVSYGAHLTGYVENESGLKIWVPRRAKNKQTYPSLLDNTVAGGMCTGETPFACIVREAMEEASLPEAVVRAAIVSVGCVTYSHVRDVRAGGETGLIQPEVEYVYDLKLDPEIIPKPGDNEVEEFKLLSISEVRAALARGEFKPNCANIMIDFFVRHGLLTPENEPDYLQIVARLHRRLEYPTASHCAR from the exons ATGGGCAAATCCAATTTAGACCTGGTCGGCGAATGCGATAA CTTCCCCTACTACGAGGATGATCGCGCCGCATACACGGAGAACCTAAACAATTACCATGCATTCAAAGTATCCGGATACAACTGTACACTCGGCTACATCCTCAACACAGTGGTCGAGAAGTTTCCCTGGTCTGAGAACAGCTGGGCCATCGACTCGACCGCGCAAACCGTGACGCTAGTGACTCCCGCGGGAGTCACCCCCACACACCGGAGCAAGCTTGTCGCAGCAGACATAGCCGAAGCCGTGAAGCAAGACAAATTCGAAGTATTGAAAGGCTGGCGCAATGAGACCTACGCAGTTTATGGCCCGGGCGGAGAGTTCCTACTCGAGATGGAGCGCGCTGCAACCCCGCTCTTCGGCATCGTCTCCTACGGCGCCCATCTAACCGGCTACGTGGAAAATGAATCTGGCTTGAAGATCTGGGTACCACGCCGCGCAAAGAACAAGCAGACTTACCCAAGCCTCCTTGACAACACCGTCGCCGGCGGCATGTGTACCGGCGAGACGCCGTTTGCGTGTATCGTCCGCGAAGCTATGGAAGAGGCCTCCTTGCCTGAGGCGGTGGTGCGCGCTGCAATTGTCTCCGTGGGCTGTGTCACGTACTCGCATGTGCGGGATGTGCGCGCGGGCGGCGAGACGGGCCTCATTCAGCCCGAGGTTGAGTATGTATACGATCTCAAGCTTGATCCTGAGATTATCCCGAAGCCGGGGGATAACGAGGTCGAGGAATTCAAGTTGTTGTCGATTTCGGAGGTGCGCGCGGCTTTGGCGCGCGGCGAGTTCAAGCCTAATTGTGCCAATATCATGATTGATTTCTTTGTAAGGCATGGGCTGCTGACGCCGGAGAATGAGCCGGACTACTTGCAAATTGTTGCTagattgcatcgtcgcttGGAGTATCCGACTGCTTCGCATTGTGCGAGGTAG
- a CDS encoding DUF775 domain protein, protein MFSVVVPGRPCVTDIVAIDSQPNGQATKFAFTIPVTPSLSDIVIFFLPGTTLPPNTGAAIYAQLPDPNTGQPSDFRFIGALANEKPSGIFSVRPPGTTVHRSEAEEEDDMLDEGGANGAAATGVMTLGISIEEAQNIAPQLAALEAECSSGSMSMALVRQAGGQRQISTKVLAQRIIGNAFNYLASFAESEKGQDIVPLKSFHNWWAKFERRIEADPTFLEREDPNAN, encoded by the coding sequence ATGTTCTCCGTCGTGGTCCCAGGCCGCCCGTGTGTAACAGACATCGTCGCAATAGATAGTCAGCCAAATGGCCAAGCAACCAAATTCGCCTTCACGATCCCAGTCACCCCGTCCCTTAGTGATATAGTCATTTTCTTCCTACCAGGAACAACCCTCCCACCAAACACTGGCGCTGCTATTTACGCTCAACTTCCAGACCCGAATACCGGCCAACCCTCCGACTTCCGCTTCATCGGCGCATTGGCAAACGAAAAGCCCTCAGGGATCTTCAGCGTTCGACCACCGGGAACTACAGTGCACCGCTCagaagccgaggaagaagacgacATGCTTGACGAGGGTGGAGCCAACGGCGCTGCTGCAACGGGCGTCATGACACTGGGAATTTCTATCGAAGAAGCGCAGAACATTGCGCCGCAGCTTGCTGCGCTGGAAGCGGAATGCTCCTCTGGTTCAATGTCTATGGCGCTGGTTCGACAGGCTGGTGGGCAGAGACAAATCTCGACGAAGGTGCTGGCGCAGCGCATTATTGGCAACGCGTTTAATTACCTCGCGAGTTTTGCGGAGAGTGAAAAGGGTCAGGACATTGTGCCGCTGAAGAGCTTTCATAATTGGTGGGCGAAATTTGAGCGTCGCATTGAGGCCGATCCCACGTTTTTGGAACGCGAGGATCCTAATGCTAATTAA